The Silene latifolia isolate original U9 population chromosome Y, ASM4854445v1, whole genome shotgun sequence sequence gagatttctattgcaactagtggtgtcataggggtgtcacaaattgggttgatttagatggtcactaaactaaaatatcaatagaaataaacaagcaagatgaattaaagggttgtaaacaattgattaaaaagcactagggtgtcatggggtcataggggaatcatgggaattgatcatacaaacatgttctcaaattataagcaagcaattattgttgtgatggattgagttgggttatatcttacaatcctaggaaagtttgggtcccggagccgaatcgattagattgtacaacacctacaagtcgacttagtcttccctactcaacaacatgcatggtctaatgaggctcgagttgggttatgtcttacaagtctcattgaaaagataggagatggtggtaaatgcaacgattcataggcttagcatttcatcaaatataacatgtgcatgagttgagatcctaacaagcaagcaaataaaacatgaaagaatattaatttaagcatgaatcattccccatgttggtttcccctaatcacccattaaccctagctaagagactactcactcattatcatgttgatcatgctagcaaggttgtcaatcataccaacaaaatgaaacatgatgaataaatgaaagtaattaacaataattaaaaagggattaagagaattatacctactaatgattccaataataaagcaaagataaaagaagtacttgatgcttgattgagaggttgtcaatctcccaataataacccaaataatcttcaattaaccaaaataaaggatgaacaaaagagatattaaggaaataaaacttgtattagaacttgattaattgttgattacaaaattaaagagagatttgattggtattaactactctaagaattgataagaagaacatgctcttctaattagactaatggggtatttatagtggagattagggggatgcattagggttaactaagggctaaactagtaattacactttttagattgagcagggaggagccggtatttttcgaaggaagggcttctttctttgtagcttggagaagacgaaattgcactgtagaggaatccgagcggattagtgtcgggacgggcggattatggcggtggaacacgagcggctttggaggaatccgggcggattgtggcagtgctaatccgagcgtcttgggatgaaaccgcacggattgtgcaggtggaggacggccagattgtagtcaatccgcacggattgttcttcagcaagatttctttttcttttcttcccttttcttcataaattccttggggatttccttggggactcaaggatcctttctcaacattgctcatctactataatatgtacaaaggccttctaatcttgtctctccttgatgcttggtcattagattcgatcaatttagtctcgttttgccatgaaaatgcaagattcttagtcctttcctaccaagggatcaaaatctcaaagaatatgcaacacaaagaattaaagataagaaatgacccaaatatgcactaaaaagcatgggaacaaggctaattcgggggctaaatatgcgctaattatggtcacatcacccttCTTGTGACGAACCAAATCCAAGACATATTTCCTAATCCATATCTTCTTTACGACTCTAAAGTTCTGATCTAGATAGTGCCATCGTTTTTCGCAAGCATTAAATACGTGTCCCGTCTTACCACAAAATTTGCAAAGTATATATTCAGGCAGGCCCACATATTTACGTTTGCGAAAGTCTCGTTCATGTGGTTTAGGTCTTTTGATGCTAGCGAAACAGGAGTCATTCTGTTCTAAACAGTCACGAGGGGTGTTTACTTTCTCTTCAGGGACCCAAACAGTACGATGTTGATGATCGTATTGCGTGGAATCGGAACATAAGTCATAGCCTAATCCAagcttgttgttgtttttagacTGATTTACTAGAAAATCTAACACCACTCCACTTCCTTCCCATTTAGCAGCCACATTACGCGCATTTTTCAAATCAACTTCCAAGTTACTTACTCGAGATAGCAAATCTTTGTTTTTGATGAGAAGAGCATCATAATCAGAATTAAGTCTGTCGAACTTGGAACAAATCTCAGAGTAGGTGGTTGAACTTGTAACATGTACAGCTTTAATCTTATTTAGTTCATTAGTTAAGTTGCGGATCTTGTTGACTAAAATttcattttctccaaaaagtttGTTCTCGAAGACATGTGTCGACTGCTCGAGTTTTAATCTCATTCAGCTTCATTAGTTAAGTCGTGGATTCTTGACTAACATTTCGTTCTCTCTCGCAGAAAGCTTATCATGGACAGATCGTCAACTCGTTTGATTCGACATACTCTTCGTGATCATATTTTAAATCAATGTTCTCACTCGCAATACTCTCTATTTCAGTTTGCATAGCATCAAGACGTCTACTTTGTTCATAATTAGTGTGTAGTGTCTCATCTAATAATTTTATAATTTGATTTCTAGACAAGGTCCTAATTTGAACTTTAAGATTTGAAAGACTTACCTCATCATCTGATTCACTATCTGATGCTTCTGAATTAGCCATTAGACATCTTAGAGAGTTATTTTGAGTCTTTCTTTGTGATCTCGGCTTGTACGTAGTCCTAAGGCAAAACttatcttctttttcttctttgggAGGTTCATCGTCCTCATAATCGGACTCACCCCAAACAGCAGCAATCATAGCACGTTTGTACTCTTGCTTAGTTCTCTCACGTTTGTCTCTAGATTTTTCTTCATCCCATTTTGGACAATTTCGGATCTGGTGATCACGATTGCCATATTTAAAACAACCCATTCTAGAGATAGATCGTgaggtagaagaagaagaagaatttgaaaattttgaagagCCAGACTTTCTTGATTTAAAATTGTCAACCTTTCCTTGATTTTGTTTTCTAATAATTCTAGCAATTCGTTTTGACAACAAGGCTACTTCCTCCTCAGGATCACTTTCATTATCACTTGAGAAGGCATTGAGGGCCATTCTCTTAGCTTTAGGTTCCTCATCGGCATGTCCTTCGAGTTTTAACTCGTGTGCCATAAGATTCCCCATCAATGCTTCATAGGTAAGAGTGGGAAAGTCTCTTCCTTCCTCAATGGCTGTGACCTTTTGTAACCATTTCTGTGAAAGACTTCTTAAGATTTTTCTGATAATTTCCTCAGTTTCAAAAGTCTTGCCAAGATTTTCAAGTTCATTACGAATGCTTGAAAAACCTGAAGACATACTGTTTATAGACTCATTTGGATTCATTTTAAATGACTCATATTTTGTCATAAGAATGTCAATGCGTTGTTTCTTGACCTTATCAGTTCCTTCATACGCTAATTCTAAACTATCCCAAATTTCTTTGGTCGTTTTACACCCCGCAATCCGGCTAATCTCGATTCACCGATACCGGATTGCGAAGTGATATAGCCCTTGAATTTTTCTCTCGCTTTTTATAGTCATCGAGGTGTAATCCTTTGATCCTTTTCACTGACCACATTGGCAGCACTAGTGGTAGTGATGGCAAGAGGACCATTCTGAATGATTACCCAACATTCATAGTCTGTTCCTTGAATGAAGTGCATCATGCGATTTTTCCACCAGCCATAGTCCGTGCCATCAAAGACAGGACATTTGAAAGATTTGGAATTCATTTTGAAGACGAAAATAAACTCAAAGGATCAAACTCTATGCGgtaaggcaatcaagagcacgaggctctgataccacttgttgagtTTATTGACCCGGTACTTAAGAGGGAGAGGGGATGAATTAAGTACCTATTAAAAATTCGAGCGGAAGCAATAGACTCGTTTAATTAAGAATCAGTACTCGGGCTAATTAAACAGGCGCGACCTCTGTTTAAATGAAGTAAATCGTGCTGTACTGTTCTGATTGCAACGAGTTATGAAATaactaaaatcaaacaaaatataaagagcaataaaaacacgattatgaatatagcaagctGTGTTCacagcttcggcccaaaagtttcgTGGAAGTTCACTACAAAGTAGCATAGTTCGTGACATCTCCTCCAATGTTCGATTCATTCTTTCCACCACTCCGTTTTGCTGTGGTGTCCTTCGAGCTGAGAAAGTGTGTTCAATGCCATGTTCCCTGCAAAAACTTGTGAAAGAATCATTCTTGAACTCGGTACCATGATCGGTTCTAATGGAGACTAAGTTTCGACCAAGTTTGTTTTGGAGTTTTTTTATCAAACAAAGAAATTCATCGAAGGTTTCACTTTTAGCATAGAAAAACAATGTCCAAACAAACCGGGAAAAGTCATCCACTAGAACACATACATAAAGACTCCCACCTCGGCTTCTAATCCTCATCGGACCACATAAGTCCATGTGAATAAGTTCTAGAGGCTTGGTGGTACTAACGACCTTTTTGGACTTAAAAGAGCTTCGGACATGTTTACTGCGAGCACAAACATCACAAAGACCTTCTATTTCAAATTTCATAGATGGCAGGCCATCTACTAATTCAAGTTTGCACAATTTGTTCATAGAAGAGACGCCAACATGTCCGAATCTCTTATGCCATAAATGTGGATCGTTTTGCATCACAAATAAACAATTAATGGTTTCTTTTGGAATGTTTCCTAAATCAACCATATAAATGTTATTTACTCGATTGCCTTCAAGCACAATTTCATTAGTACTTCCCTTTATTACATAACAATTTTTTTTGTGAAATTCAACCTTGTATCCTTTGTCACACAATTGGGAAATACTAATTAAATTGTGTTTTAGACCTCTAACAAGCAGCACATCATCAATGGAAAGTGAAAGGGATTACCGACTTTGCCAATACCAATAACctcaccctttttgttgtctccaAATGTCACATTTCCACCGTCATAGGCCGATAAAGAGAGAAATTGGTTTCTATTACCTGTCATGCGACGTGAACAACCACTATCTAGGTACCAACGACTGCTTCCTCTCTTAGGGCCCTACAAGAGAAATTAGTTAGAGgttttaggaacccaaacaagtttgggtcccTTCTTGTGACGAACCAAATCCAAGACATCTTTCCTAATCCATATCTTCTTTACGACTCTAAAGTTCTTATCTAGAAATCTAATCTAATTCATACAAAGTACAAGAAGTTTAAAACTCCTAGGATACTAGATAACCATAATGCGGAGTACATCTTTTGATCCTCAACTCCATTAAGATCAATAAACCAGGTTAGCTAATATAATTTGATACTCCGTATTTGATTCTATAAGGTACTCAAGGTTCACATCTTGTTCAACTTTGGCCGTCAACGAATTCTCCATTAACCCAAACATCAACTTAGCAACATTTGACGCCaaataattaattcaattaaaaCATCAATGAACAACACATCAAGTTGCACAGGTTCATGATAACAATTATCAATAATTGTTATATCGTGGACTAAGTTGAAGAAAAATCCAAAGCCTTACAAACTCCGTCCTAACATTTGTTCACCCTCGATCGATAAAAGTAGCTATCATAATAGATTCTTGCTTATTGTTTCTTAGTATTCCCTGCTTTGACACCTCTGTTATCTTGTTTGCCAAGACCGTTATTCACATTACCTCCCGAATTGATAGCCGTAGGATTCTCGTATAAATTTATCATTACACCTTGACGTTCGTGTCGCTCCTCATCATCCTTGCTAACAGGGGGCATAGTTGGAAGCAGAATGAGCTGAATAGCCGGTCAGTAATCAGTGTCGTTGTTTAGTACGTGATGGGTTGTCCAATACGCCTCTGGCTCGGTACAAAGATAAATTTGGTGGAAATCAACACACACTTGACCATTTTCCTTGACACAAATATATATACCCCAGATAATGCAACCATGAGTTGATATCCCTCAAGCGCGTCGGTAGTTCCGATCCGATCACAAGTCCAACTCGTATTGACCCACCGTAGCTTGTATACATAGCTCGTAAGATAGATTTCCTGACATAAAAGACATCAACGAACTACCAGAATTATCCTAAATGTCAATCCAATAATAAAAGACCACCAAATAAATAAACATAAATTGTCATTAGCTTCTAGTAATCACTCATTTTTGTTATTGATACCAATTTGCCAAGTTAATTATCAAATCTGGTATGCAAGCAATCACACTAAAAAGGTTAGGTTTCAAGCTGAAAATCTATGTCCTTAACAAAAAGCAAGAACGATAATAATTAGACTAAAACCTTATGATTTCAGCATAAAAGGAGTTATTAATACTTGTATAAAAATAGCAGTATTCATCTTATAACCATCAATTAAcaaccataaaaaaaaaaaaaaaaaaaaaaagttctgaGCAACGAACAAACATTGTCGTGTCTGGTAGTAGTCAAATTGAAACCTTCAATTATCCACCTAGAATAATACGGAGTAAATCATTTTCACTAGTAACAAGCATAGGGTCAATAAATTATTTGTGACAATCTTTTGATCAGAGTGAGAAGAATCAATCATATATCCAGATTAGCGAATAGTTTTTTTAAACTAAAAAACAATAGTTTCAAAGTAAGGAGTTAGAAGTATTTGCACTTAAAAATAAGATTTTtgaaattcaattcaattaaaatccCTAAGTCATCCACTTAAAATTGATACTTTTCATGCATATATCATCATTTGTTAACTTAAAAGCATTAGTATATAGATTAACAAATAACCAACTAGATCAAGACAACATACAAATGAGAACGCGTAGAGATACTCACATTTTTTGCCGCATCACAGGAAACTATATGCTCATGCTCATGAAGAAGTGATCCACCCCAATTGCTTTTTGTATTTTTGCAGTTAGCAGAGTGAGGAAAGAGAATATAAACTAAAAGATAACGATGTTATTAAGGTTGACGGTTTATGTAAATTAAATTTCTTGTTGGGCCAACTTTCACATGGACCTTTTtttcagttaatgtattatacaaccggttgtatatacaacttatttagTGTTATGGAGCTTTtttacaaagttgtcgagctctattaacaaaattatcgagttatgatacaaagttgttgagcttaacagaataattattaagtcaataacttcgtaaaatagctcaataacttataaaatagctcaataactttgtgtgagagctcgataactttgacGTGGTTTTACATAActattatacaactagttgtagaATAGTATTTGTGCCTTTTTTCATTCTTATGGTGAGACGGTCTTTTCTAATAATTTGTGTTTTTTGAACAATCATTAATCATTAATCATCATTAATCATTAATACTATTAAAGCAAAAGTCACTTTACAATCAAATGCCTATGTGTCAATTTGTGGTGAATTAATCGTATATTATACCCATACATACATACGGATACATTAACATTAACAGTTTCGGAAATACGGAGTATAATAAAAAAAACCACCCACTACCTCAATATACCTCATTTCTCCTCCTTGAGTCCTTAACTTTATCCTGTTCGCACTCCTCTTCCTCAACCTCCAATATTTAACCTCTCACCCACCATTTCCATCGGTACTCATCTCCGGCCAGATTATTTAACGGCACCGGTGAAACATGAGTATTTAACGTCGTCGATGATTTCTACTCTCTCGATTACCTCTGTTTTGTTACCATTAAAGGCGAATTCGTTATCGTCCGGTAATTATCCGGTAATACCCTTATTTCTTCTTAATTCCTTTTAGGTGAtgcgtagtttttttttttaagatgtgATTTAATTTGGGGATTAATTTTAGTCTAATATTTTTCCTCCTGATTTTAAAACCCTAGCATGATGATCTTTCAAACTCTAGGACGTTGACAACATTATTTAGTGCTGTTTTCTATAGTTTAGATTTTGGTACTATAAGGTTTTGTACGATTGTGATTTAAGGTGAAATTTAAAGACCCTTAGTTTTAACTGTTATGAAATTATTGGCCGGAAAAGTTAGGGGATCTTTGATTGATTTTTAATTCTCAAATTATAGTCTGTTTGAACCCAGATTAATGATGGTAGTGATAGAAGAGCAGTGAGTTTTGAGTGGGAGTGTGGTGAGTTTGATAGTGAGAAGCAGACCCGTGCAGTAAACATTATACTCccctgtctcaatcatttgtttgtctTTCATTAAAATACctcataaaaataataaaaaagcgAATAAATAAACGACGCATTTACAGTAAAAAAACATTATTCtgattaattttttttgttatctTAGTCATTCTTTGCTCCCTTTATATTCCTCTTCTATACTCCACTTCTCATTCATAGATAATGATATTTTCACAATCCTATAATAGTCATTTTCTTACATTTTGTTTCACCTTACAGAAATAGCTATCTAATAGACGAGCAAGTATTTTCGAAAAGTTAGCTGGTCGTGAATAACGTTCTTTGATGGAAACAGAAGTAAGTTAGTTACTCTGTATATGTtactttatttattgtttgtatagTTGTTGCTACTCTCAATTATGTGACTCCTTAACAAACAGGGAAAACCTTGATCAATGTAATATAGTCTCTAGGCAGTTTTAATGTATCTCACATTGATAGTCTCAATACTTATTTACATGTCTTTCCATATCTCACATTAGCTTGCTAAACCCGCATCATTCCTcaattatacatatatgtattTTCGAAAATACATAGATAATCTTTGAGCTTTCGAAAATTAATTTCAAAGCCTTAAAATCGTGCCTTCAAAATGCAACCTAATGTTATAGCATAAATGACTATCACattaagcttggtaagtaaaATTATAGGTGAAATAACTATAACTCTACCTTTCCAATATTACTCCcaaagataccgtcattagatgatgtcctatactagctaatcttcctggagatcttcaatggtaggatcatctcttcatcttgatcataagctcttcatcttgagcttcttatagacttgatcacgtcttttgcttgagtgatcatcattcTTGTGAATGAAAGGGTCACAATGATGCTTTAGGAaaattcaatgttatagctcaagcagctataacattacttcaatgatgcttcacaaattgCCCCTCCTTGACTAGCCAAGTTAGCCAATGATCCGGAATGACGGACACATTCCTTAGCCGCTCTATCCGCATCACTAGCCATAGCTTCAACACGTCCTTCTAACCCATGTAAATAGGCTAGGACCTCGGCATTACCCGAACCATTAGAAACCGGAGCCCCATCTTTTTCCTTTCCCATTCCCGCGACCAACTCCGCAATCAACTTATTTTGAACATCTAATTTTTCACAAATACTCGTCATAAACGAGTCCAATTTCTGTTCCACGGCCACCATCACATCCGACGATTCTTCAACCACATTACCCTTAGACAAGAAGATCAAGTCGGGACCAACCACGGCTATTTTCATTAATTTGAGATGTGTATCACACATCTCTTCCTTGACCATGACCCAATAGCTAATAGGACCGACAACCCCCTTATGTtccaaaatttgaaaaattcacaTCCCAAAAGGTAAATCCAAGGTAGTATAGAATTTTTCCTCAGTGACGAAAATACTTGTTTGGACAATACGATGAAAAACAAGTCGGGGAAGACTAACTTTAACACCTTTCAAGCCATTTAGAAACCAAAACCATCTCATAGCTCGACAATTTGTCACGGCCTCTTCTCCTCGGAACGACCGTATTCTATAAAAAGTTTAAAAAGAATTTTAACTTGGGAGTAAACAAACCCGCCAACATGTTACTTGACCCCGTATCACCATCATCAAATGACCTCTTAATTTGAAGCttttcttcctccgtcacatcccCCCATTCCGCACTCGGGTTAATTTCCACCCTATCATCAGGGACAGAAAATAGAGTGCGGAAATCGTCAAGGGAGATAGTGACTTCGGACTCATTAACCATTGCATGCAACACATTCTTCTTAACATAAACCGAAGCATAGAATTGGATTACCTCAATAGGATAGACGAGACCGATCAAAGAACAAATCTTTGTCCATTCTTGATAAGtcaagaaatctttgaagaattgcAAAGCTTCAACCTTTGTATACCACTTTTCGGGATAAGACCATCCTCCATGAATACCGTATCTCATAACACGGTTTACCCGAGTACTTTCCTCCGTGGTAAATAGAATCTTATTAAGACTCGTCATCGTAACATTCGGCATATATTCTCGGAACAAGGTTCTTTGAGAACCATCCTGGTTAACCACAACCCCGGTCTTTTCAACTGAACCCTCAACACCAATATCCTTCTTCTTACCTTTGTTAAGCTTCCGACGTTTTCCCTCGAGATTAgtatcaacccggttatgatcgggattGGTTGGTTTGGGGTTTGATTGAGGTGAGGAAGTGTGGGTGGTTTGAATTGACTTATCACATGGTGGTTTGGATGACCCGATCTTAGTAGAGGAGCGAGTTGATGGTGAGTTGAGGCGAGTTTTTGGGGGagacatgatgatgatgatggatgaGGTTGACTGTGGGAGATTTTTAAGAAAGTTAAATTTTTAGAGAGTTGTGAGGGTGATGGAGACGTGAGGGAGGTGGGGTATTTATGAATGGTAAAAGCAATTGTGTTATGGTAAAATTAGGCTAGGTTTAGGCGGCTATAGATTTTATTAggattctttccttttttttatatACACATATAGATTAGGAAAGATAGACTATGGTAAATCTTCTAAAAGATATGGCAAATATATGGTAGGAGACTTTTAGGTAAATCACAATGGTAGATAAATACAAATATTATAAGGATATTGTTTGATAGAAATATTTTCGGCTAAAAGGAAATATTATGATGAGAAAATCGGTTTGTAAAAATACACATAATATATGATTAGCAGACGGAATATTCTAGCAACataatataatatttaacaagaaTATACTTACAGCGGAAAATAcggacacaatcatacaatctcgtctatttctagtcagtcataaagatcgtaaatatttgtgacaagtttagttgccaccgattaaaccaatttccaaccgtaaaatctcaaaacgttctctagccagcgcctttgtcaaaatatctgcccattgtttttctgtgctACAAAATTCATGTTTTATATTCCCCTTATCGACATggtcacgtagaaaatggtgttgaatatcaatatgtttagtACAAGAGTGTTGTGCTGGGTTTTTGGAAataattatagcactcgtattatcacataaaataggaatacatcctacatctataccataatcacataattgttgcttaagccataaaagttgagaacataccaaagcggcagcaatgtattcggcttcagcagtggataaggcaactgaattttgcttctttgacacCCACGTtataatacacggtccaacaaacgttgcGATGCCTGAAGTGCTTTTTCTATCAAGCGAGCAACCTGcgtaatctgcatctgaataccctatgagatcgaaattacatccaagaggataccacagatacAATTTCGacgtaccaattaaatatctcaagatcCTCTTAACTGCTATCATATGCGATTCCTTAGGGCATGATTGAAACCGAGCACATACATATACACTAAACATGATATCTGGATGGCTAGCAGTTAAATAAAGGAGTGAGCCAGTCATAcctcggtaagttgtttcatcaacagACTTACCATCTTCGTCTAATG is a genomic window containing:
- the LOC141628710 gene encoding uncharacterized protein LOC141628710; amino-acid sequence: MNPNESINSMSSGFSSIRNELENLGKTFETEEIIRKILRSLSQKWLQKVTAIEEGRDFPTLTYEALMGNLMAHELKLEGHADEEPKAKRMALNAFSSDNESDPEEEVALLSKRIARIIRKQNQGKVDNFKSRKSGSSKFSNSSSSSTSRSISRMGCFKYGNRDHQIRNCPKWDEEKSRDKRERTKQEYKRAMIAAVWGESDYEDDEPPKEEKEDKFCLRTTYKPRSQRKTQNNSLRCLMANSEASDSESDDESTHVFENKLFGENEILVNKIRNLTNELNKIKAVHVTSSTTYSEICSKFDRLNSDYDALLIKNKDLLSRVSNLEVDLKNARNVAAKWEGSGVVLDFLVNQSKNNNKLGLGYDLCSDSTQYDHQHRTVWVPEEKGSKRGSSRRYLDSGCSRHMTGNRNQFLSLSAYDGGNVTFGDNKKDEVIGIGKVGKSLSLSIDDMLLVRGLKHNLISISQLCDKGYKVEFHKKICYVIKGSTNEIVLEGNRVNNIYMVDLGNIPKETINCLSVMQNDPHLWHKRFGHIDFSSMNKLCKIELVDGLPSMKFEIEGLCDVCARSKHVRSSFKSKKVVSTTKPLELIHMDLCGPMRIRSRGGSLYVCVLVDDFSREHGIEHTFSARRTPQQNGVVERMNRTLEEMSRTMLLCSELPRNFWAEAVNTACYIHNRVFTALYILFDFSYFITRCNQNSTARFTSFKQTSRLFN